A window of the Natronomonas salina genome harbors these coding sequences:
- a CDS encoding branched-chain amino acid ABC transporter permease — protein sequence MTTSQDTGGYWSGLTVAERGVTAAIAAFVGLLFLGLLTGVLTPTYFLFLVGLSGMYALLSLGLNAQWGYTGLINFSVAAFFGVGAYGAALLSASGSPLAGGFDPIFGLLAALGMAVVLALVIGVPTLRLRADYLAIASLGLAEVVRIVVKNKQDWTNGTAGIRGIPGFFENWPVLSTFPDAMPGLQIHVPAGPVIELGAPFYGMLLNVALVFAFVGVSYAILARAHRSPWGRVLRTIRSDEDLARALGKNTYSFKMQAFVLGSLVMALAGVFYAHLNLYVQPGDLDPITTFYVWVAVILGGSGSTRGAVFGGVVVVTIRQGTRFLNEFAWLPVDVAPLRLLAIGVIIVLVMRFRPEGVLPPQKELIWPGSVDEAATTPDSAVNQSTRGDGDE from the coding sequence GTGACCACCAGTCAGGACACGGGCGGCTACTGGAGCGGGCTGACCGTCGCGGAGCGCGGCGTCACCGCCGCCATCGCGGCCTTCGTCGGCCTGCTGTTCCTCGGACTGCTCACCGGGGTCCTCACGCCCACGTACTTCCTGTTCCTCGTCGGCCTCTCGGGGATGTACGCGCTGCTGTCGCTGGGGCTGAACGCCCAGTGGGGGTACACCGGCCTCATCAACTTCAGCGTCGCCGCGTTCTTCGGCGTCGGCGCCTACGGCGCGGCGCTTTTGTCGGCCTCGGGGTCGCCGCTGGCCGGCGGGTTCGACCCGATCTTCGGCCTCCTGGCCGCCCTCGGGATGGCCGTCGTCCTCGCCCTCGTCATCGGCGTGCCGACGCTGCGGCTCCGGGCCGACTACCTGGCGATCGCGTCGCTCGGCCTCGCCGAGGTCGTCCGGATCGTCGTCAAGAACAAGCAGGACTGGACGAACGGCACCGCCGGCATCCGGGGCATCCCCGGGTTCTTCGAGAACTGGCCGGTGCTGTCGACGTTCCCCGACGCGATGCCGGGCCTCCAGATCCACGTCCCCGCCGGGCCGGTCATCGAACTCGGTGCCCCGTTCTACGGGATGCTGCTGAACGTCGCGCTCGTGTTCGCGTTCGTCGGCGTCAGCTACGCGATCCTCGCGCGGGCCCACCGCTCGCCGTGGGGCCGGGTGCTCCGGACGATCCGCTCGGACGAGGACCTCGCCCGCGCGCTCGGGAAGAACACCTACTCGTTCAAGATGCAGGCGTTCGTCCTGGGCAGCCTCGTGATGGCGCTGGCCGGCGTCTTCTACGCGCACCTGAACCTCTACGTCCAGCCGGGCGACCTCGACCCCATCACGACGTTCTACGTCTGGGTCGCCGTCATCCTCGGCGGCAGCGGGTCGACCCGGGGGGCGGTCTTCGGCGGCGTCGTCGTCGTGACCATCCGCCAGGGGACGCGCTTCCTCAACGAGTTCGCGTGGCTCCCGGTCGACGTCGCGCCGCTGCGGCTGCTCGCCATCGGCGTCATCATCGTCCTCGTGATGCGGTTCCGGCCGGAGGGCGTCCTGCCGCCCCAGAAGGAGCTCATCTGGCCGGGATCGGTCGACGAGGCGGCCACGACGCCGGACTCCGCCGTCAACCAGTCGACCCGAGGTGACGGCGATGAGTGA
- a CDS encoding ABC transporter ATP-binding protein: MSDASQPPEADVPADTSKDDVVLRVRDLQKRFGGLVATDHATFDVERGTITALIGPNGAGKSTIFNLVSGFYEPDGGTVEVNGADVTGQDPHEVAEHGLIRTFQTPRKLEGMTVREAMLVGPRNQPGESFVKLFTSPGSVAEAETKHLADAQQMLEDFEIDHLATQPATDISGGQMKLVELARAMLAEPEVLLLDEPVAGVNPTLRNKLADQIRRLNEQGTTCLLIEHDMDFVMELADPVVVLHQGRVLMEGTPDEVRSDDRVIEAYLGGGA; this comes from the coding sequence ATGAGTGACGCGAGCCAGCCGCCGGAAGCGGACGTTCCGGCCGACACCTCGAAGGACGACGTCGTCCTCCGGGTCCGGGACCTCCAGAAGCGCTTCGGCGGCCTCGTGGCCACCGACCACGCGACCTTCGACGTCGAGCGCGGCACGATCACGGCGCTCATCGGCCCGAACGGCGCCGGCAAGTCGACGATCTTCAACCTCGTCTCGGGCTTCTACGAGCCCGACGGCGGGACGGTGGAGGTCAACGGGGCCGACGTCACCGGACAGGACCCCCACGAGGTGGCCGAGCACGGCCTCATCCGGACGTTCCAGACGCCCCGGAAGCTCGAGGGGATGACCGTCCGCGAGGCGATGCTCGTCGGCCCGCGGAACCAGCCCGGCGAGTCGTTCGTCAAGCTGTTCACCTCGCCCGGCAGCGTCGCCGAGGCGGAGACGAAGCACCTCGCCGACGCCCAGCAGATGCTCGAGGACTTCGAGATCGACCACCTCGCGACCCAACCGGCGACCGACATCTCCGGCGGGCAGATGAAGCTCGTCGAACTCGCCCGCGCGATGCTGGCGGAGCCGGAGGTCCTGCTGCTCGACGAGCCCGTCGCCGGCGTCAACCCGACGCTGCGGAACAAGCTCGCCGACCAGATCCGACGGCTCAACGAGCAGGGGACGACCTGCCTGCTCATCGAACACGACATGGACTTCGTGATGGAACTCGCCGACCCCGTCGTCGTACTGCACCAGGGCCGCGTCCTCATGGAAGGGACGCCCGACGAGGTCCGCTCCGACGACCGCGTCATCGAGGCGTACCTCGGGGGTGGCGCGTGA
- a CDS encoding ABC transporter ATP-binding protein, translating into MSANPDHDPALALEDVDSGYGEVQVLDDLSIRLDDGEIVCLIGPNGAGKSTVLKTAFGLLTPWEGRVSYHGADIGGMAPEDIVREGIGYVPQTDNVFGSLTIEENLRMGGVAHDDDRLDEVVDQLYDRFPLLTEKRAAKARTLSGGQRQVVAFARALVMEPDVLLIDEPSAGLAPNTADEVFADVQAVNELDTAILMVEQNATKGLAISDRGYVLDQGTVAYEDRADALLDNPEVSELYLGG; encoded by the coding sequence GTGAGCGCGAACCCCGACCACGACCCCGCCCTCGCCCTGGAGGACGTCGACAGCGGCTACGGCGAGGTGCAGGTCCTCGACGACCTGTCGATCCGTCTGGACGACGGCGAGATCGTCTGTCTCATCGGCCCGAACGGCGCCGGCAAGTCGACCGTCCTCAAGACGGCCTTCGGCCTGCTGACGCCCTGGGAGGGCCGGGTCAGCTACCACGGCGCGGACATCGGCGGGATGGCCCCCGAGGACATCGTCCGCGAGGGCATCGGCTACGTCCCCCAGACCGACAACGTGTTCGGCTCGCTGACCATCGAGGAGAACCTCCGGATGGGCGGCGTCGCCCACGACGACGACCGCCTCGACGAGGTCGTCGACCAGCTGTACGACCGGTTCCCGCTGCTCACCGAGAAGCGCGCCGCGAAGGCCCGCACCCTCTCGGGCGGCCAGCGGCAGGTCGTCGCCTTCGCCCGCGCGCTGGTGATGGAGCCCGACGTCCTGCTGATCGACGAGCCCTCAGCGGGGCTGGCGCCCAACACCGCCGACGAGGTGTTCGCGGACGTCCAGGCGGTCAACGAACTCGACACGGCCATCCTGATGGTCGAGCAGAACGCGACGAAGGGCCTGGCCATCTCCGACCGCGGCTACGTCCTCGACCAGGGGACCGTCGCCTACGAGGACCGCGCCGACGCGCTCCTCGACAACCCCGAGGTCTCGGAGCTGTACCTCGGCGGCTGA
- a CDS encoding AAA family ATPase — protein sequence MDVPEAADAASSVLASVSDAVITRESFLETLVTGVVAGGHVLLEDVPGTGKTLTARSLATALGLEFSRVQFTPDLLPADVTGSYVFDERDRSFEFRRGPIFANVVLADEINRAPPKTQAALLEAMAEEQVTVDGTTHQLPDPFIVLATMNPVEQEGTFPLPEAQRDRFWLKTSIGYPEPDREQELLDRRAERETSTPAAWGVLTPDSVRELQAAAEDVRVDPDLRAYMTAVVQATRRHDAVEVGVSPRGLQRLFELSRARAVVEGRGYVVPGDVERVGVPALAHRLVLTPEARVGATEPATVIEAALEGTPTPTVSG from the coding sequence ATGGACGTTCCGGAGGCGGCCGACGCCGCGTCGTCGGTGCTGGCGTCGGTCTCGGACGCCGTCATCACCCGCGAGTCGTTCCTCGAGACCCTCGTCACCGGCGTCGTCGCCGGCGGCCACGTCCTCCTGGAGGACGTCCCGGGGACGGGGAAGACGCTGACCGCCCGGTCGCTGGCGACCGCCCTCGGCCTCGAGTTCTCCCGCGTGCAGTTCACCCCCGACCTGCTGCCCGCCGACGTCACCGGCTCCTACGTCTTCGACGAGCGGGACCGCTCCTTCGAGTTCCGCCGCGGCCCCATCTTCGCGAACGTGGTGCTGGCCGACGAGATCAACCGGGCGCCGCCGAAGACCCAGGCCGCGCTGCTCGAGGCGATGGCCGAGGAGCAGGTCACCGTCGACGGGACCACCCACCAGCTCCCCGACCCGTTCATCGTGCTGGCGACGATGAACCCCGTCGAGCAGGAGGGGACGTTCCCGCTACCGGAGGCCCAGCGCGACCGCTTCTGGCTGAAGACCTCTATCGGCTACCCGGAGCCGGACCGCGAGCAGGAGCTACTGGACCGCCGCGCCGAGCGCGAGACGAGCACCCCCGCGGCGTGGGGCGTCCTCACGCCCGACTCCGTCCGGGAGCTGCAGGCGGCCGCCGAGGACGTGCGCGTCGACCCCGATCTCCGGGCGTACATGACCGCGGTCGTCCAGGCGACCCGCCGCCACGACGCCGTCGAGGTCGGCGTCTCGCCGCGCGGCCTCCAGCGGCTGTTCGAGCTCTCTCGCGCCCGCGCCGTCGTCGAGGGCCGCGGCTACGTCGTCCCGGGCGACGTCGAGCGCGTCGGCGTCCCGGCACTGGCCCACCGGCTCGTCCTCACGCCGGAGGCCCGCGTCGGCGCAACGGAGCCCGCGACCGTGATCGAGGCGGCCCTCGAGGGGACCCCGACGCCGACCGTCAGCGGATAG
- a CDS encoding DUF58 domain-containing protein: MRRGLVAAALGVAGLGAAVGRPIVVGLAAVPLAALVAGLLTAPPAPRVAVDRELSNAAPALGERVTVRVTVENEGRTVADCLVADSLPEGVDAVDDPRASVRLPAGASTTLAYDVVARRGTHAFGPVAVTARGLVDDATVEHDVETSFRCRSDARPLELRASVGRRVGDQRADTGGSGVEFHSVREYRPSDPQRRIDWRRYARSRELTTVEFREERAATVHLLVDVRDGCDVRGRAVEPSALAYGVDAAERLARALLERGVDVGVGLYPDSLDALPPAGGRPQRTRIERLLDGHASLPWGEGVAVPGVGNAAVADGGAASGDPASSTSPFDAGLPDPLRRDARVLLVSPCLDDASVSFAVSVHETGGDVGVLSPGVGGETPGAVVERAHREERLARLEGAGVPTVDWRVAEPLSGAVEEVFATWT; the protein is encoded by the coding sequence GTGAGACGCGGTCTCGTCGCCGCCGCGCTGGGCGTGGCCGGCCTCGGCGCCGCCGTCGGGCGACCGATCGTCGTCGGCCTCGCGGCGGTGCCGCTGGCCGCCCTCGTCGCCGGGCTCCTGACCGCGCCGCCGGCGCCCCGCGTCGCCGTCGACCGGGAGCTTTCGAACGCGGCGCCGGCCCTCGGAGAGCGCGTGACCGTTCGCGTGACCGTCGAAAACGAGGGCCGGACGGTCGCGGACTGCCTCGTCGCGGACTCCCTGCCCGAGGGCGTCGACGCCGTGGACGACCCGCGGGCATCGGTCCGGCTCCCCGCCGGCGCCTCGACGACCCTGGCGTACGACGTCGTCGCGCGGCGCGGCACCCACGCGTTCGGCCCCGTCGCGGTGACGGCCCGCGGGCTCGTCGACGACGCGACCGTCGAGCACGACGTCGAGACGTCCTTCCGCTGCCGCTCGGACGCCCGGCCGCTGGAGCTTCGAGCCTCGGTCGGGCGGCGCGTCGGCGACCAGCGAGCCGACACCGGCGGCAGCGGCGTCGAGTTCCACTCGGTCCGGGAGTACCGCCCCTCCGACCCCCAGCGCCGCATCGACTGGCGGCGCTACGCCCGCTCCCGCGAACTGACGACCGTGGAGTTCCGCGAGGAGCGCGCCGCGACGGTCCACCTCCTGGTCGACGTCCGCGACGGCTGCGACGTCCGCGGGCGGGCCGTCGAGCCGTCGGCACTGGCCTACGGCGTCGACGCGGCCGAGCGGCTGGCTCGCGCCCTGCTGGAGCGCGGCGTCGACGTCGGCGTGGGGCTGTACCCGGACTCACTGGACGCGCTCCCGCCAGCCGGCGGTCGCCCCCAGCGGACCCGGATCGAGCGGCTGCTCGACGGCCACGCGTCGCTGCCGTGGGGGGAGGGCGTCGCCGTCCCCGGGGTCGGGAACGCGGCGGTCGCCGACGGTGGCGCGGCGAGCGGGGACCCCGCGTCGTCGACCTCGCCGTTCGACGCCGGACTGCCGGACCCGCTCCGACGCGACGCGCGCGTCCTCCTGGTCTCTCCCTGTCTCGACGACGCGTCCGTGTCGTTCGCGGTCTCCGTCCACGAGACCGGCGGCGACGTCGGCGTCCTGTCGCCGGGTGTCGGCGGCGAGACGCCGGGTGCCGTCGTCGAGCGGGCTCACCGCGAGGAGCGGCTGGCTCGGCTCGAGGGCGCTGGGGTCCCGACGGTCGACTGGCGGGTCGCCGAGCCGCTGTCGGGCGCCGTCGAGGAGGTGTTCGCGACGTGGACGTGA
- a CDS encoding transglutaminase domain-containing protein produces the protein MRLASLAVVALCVAGVALAAPQLAFEESPLSAPFGDDGEGTDYGPVEGSYFRAASYDRYTGTGWERTASAGSTDDLEPPPGAAETVRVSYEVQNPVRTLPAPWRPTGYDGPAASAAGGSLEPDRPLQPGERFTVTSRRPVWSEADLRTAGRDYPEGIEQRYTQLPDGTPEELESTAAEVTADADTPYETAVAVNRWLRTEKNYSLTVDRPDDAVATAFATEMDAGYCQYFATTMAAMLRAEGVPARYVTGYTPYEQVGAGEHVVRGKYAHTWVEAYFPGVGWVPFDPTPPAERQDARGLATVEDGEGETDDGGEQAAFRSVVPELALQEGGWRQLDADIEVDGTVAPGETVTVRVRADDGSPVEGAQVRFNGRPVGATDAAGEVDAAVPYDEELRITAHVYEGDGEPPPVAADGGSAGGSSPANSRSLQDLRYAAPETEISGSLTGLSDAVLFRATVEEGAVLRRGSPADEVEAPDPDGGTGEDAGTDRTTGSAGDRAAVRTVPEAVADLSGFERVRLQPAGSERTFDLETTVDVAVEPSDGSHPRDPLEVTATLDGRPVPDATVTAGDESATTDAEGRATIPTPYERPATVVVERGAARGEASVPVQGTLDVTVADDWAAGGPLSVRARVDGRPVPGATVTNGVESVTTDAAGVTTVPAPYRSPGEVTVERGNFSRTVERSVTTGEPSVAVADPVPGREVLVRGAVGDEPIRNAVVAVDGRPVGDTDRFGRGRITLPYNDSVTVAVSRGDVRAERRLDLPTAVHVRTDGRAVPGSSVDVRATTVDGEPVENATVYTDGEALARTDADGRTTVDVPLAAATFDLRVQRGDAAGETRAGHVWVYWVGLLGVLAVVGLAARRRGYLERLPRNPTGLLALLVGALGRLVDGVLADVERTLAVRDAGIGGTTRDADDPTDPAFLVEPAPDNDVYRAWVALAAGLDGTQRTPAAVADRAVEAGLPEEAVAELTDLFREVRYGDADPTEERERRAEAALSRIREATR, from the coding sequence GTGCGACTCGCCTCCCTCGCCGTGGTCGCCCTCTGCGTCGCCGGCGTGGCGCTGGCAGCGCCGCAGCTGGCCTTCGAGGAGTCGCCGCTGTCGGCGCCCTTCGGCGACGACGGCGAGGGGACGGACTACGGTCCCGTCGAGGGGTCGTACTTCAGGGCGGCGAGCTACGACCGGTACACGGGGACGGGGTGGGAGCGGACCGCGAGCGCCGGCTCGACGGACGACCTGGAGCCGCCGCCCGGCGCCGCGGAGACGGTGCGGGTGAGCTACGAGGTGCAGAACCCGGTGCGGACGCTGCCGGCGCCGTGGCGGCCGACCGGCTACGACGGCCCGGCGGCGTCGGCCGCGGGGGGCTCGCTGGAGCCCGACCGGCCGCTGCAACCCGGCGAGAGGTTCACCGTCACCTCCCGCCGCCCCGTCTGGTCCGAGGCGGACCTCCGGACCGCGGGCCGGGACTACCCCGAGGGTATCGAGCAGCGGTACACGCAACTCCCCGACGGGACGCCCGAGGAGCTTGAGTCGACCGCGGCCGAGGTGACGGCGGACGCCGACACCCCTTACGAGACGGCGGTGGCGGTGAACCGCTGGCTGCGGACGGAGAAGAACTACTCGCTGACCGTCGACCGGCCGGACGACGCGGTGGCGACGGCGTTCGCGACCGAGATGGACGCCGGCTACTGCCAGTACTTCGCGACGACGATGGCGGCGATGCTGCGCGCGGAGGGCGTCCCGGCCAGGTACGTCACCGGCTACACGCCGTACGAGCAGGTCGGCGCCGGCGAGCACGTCGTCCGGGGGAAGTACGCCCACACGTGGGTCGAGGCGTACTTCCCGGGCGTCGGCTGGGTGCCGTTCGACCCGACGCCGCCCGCCGAGCGGCAGGACGCCCGCGGGCTGGCGACCGTCGAGGACGGTGAGGGCGAGACGGACGACGGCGGCGAGCAGGCGGCGTTCCGAAGCGTCGTCCCGGAACTGGCGCTCCAGGAGGGCGGCTGGCGGCAACTCGATGCCGACATCGAGGTCGACGGCACCGTGGCCCCGGGCGAGACGGTGACGGTTCGAGTGCGAGCCGACGACGGCTCGCCGGTCGAGGGCGCCCAGGTGCGGTTCAACGGCCGGCCGGTCGGCGCGACGGACGCCGCCGGCGAGGTCGACGCTGCGGTCCCCTACGACGAGGAGCTCCGGATCACCGCGCACGTCTACGAGGGCGACGGGGAGCCGCCGCCGGTCGCAGCCGACGGCGGCTCGGCGGGCGGGTCCTCGCCCGCGAACTCCCGGAGCCTGCAGGACCTCCGCTACGCGGCCCCGGAGACCGAGATATCGGGGAGCCTGACGGGGCTCTCCGACGCCGTGCTGTTCCGGGCGACCGTCGAGGAGGGCGCCGTCCTCCGTCGGGGATCTCCCGCGGACGAAGTCGAGGCCCCCGACCCGGACGGGGGTACCGGTGAGGACGCCGGTACCGACCGGACCACCGGGTCGGCGGGCGACCGCGCGGCCGTTCGGACCGTCCCCGAGGCGGTCGCCGACCTGAGCGGGTTCGAACGTGTCCGGCTCCAGCCGGCCGGCTCGGAGCGGACCTTCGACCTCGAGACGACCGTCGACGTCGCGGTCGAGCCGAGCGACGGGAGCCACCCCAGGGACCCCCTCGAGGTCACGGCGACGCTCGACGGCCGACCGGTCCCGGACGCGACGGTGACGGCCGGCGACGAGTCGGCGACGACCGACGCCGAGGGCCGGGCCACCATCCCGACCCCCTACGAGCGCCCGGCGACCGTGGTGGTCGAGCGGGGCGCCGCACGCGGGGAGGCGTCCGTCCCCGTCCAGGGGACCCTCGACGTGACGGTCGCCGACGACTGGGCGGCCGGCGGACCGCTGTCCGTCCGCGCCCGCGTCGACGGGCGGCCGGTCCCCGGCGCGACGGTCACCAACGGCGTCGAATCGGTGACGACGGACGCCGCCGGGGTCACGACGGTCCCGGCGCCGTACCGCTCGCCCGGCGAGGTCACCGTCGAGCGGGGGAACTTCTCCCGGACCGTCGAGCGGTCGGTGACGACCGGCGAGCCGTCGGTCGCCGTCGCCGACCCGGTCCCGGGCCGCGAGGTCCTCGTCCGGGGCGCGGTCGGGGACGAGCCGATCCGGAACGCGGTCGTCGCGGTGGACGGCCGACCGGTGGGGGACACCGACCGGTTCGGTCGGGGGCGGATCACGCTCCCGTACAACGATTCCGTCACCGTCGCCGTCTCCCGCGGGGACGTGCGGGCCGAACGGCGACTCGACCTGCCGACGGCCGTCCACGTCCGGACCGACGGCCGGGCGGTCCCCGGGAGCAGCGTCGACGTGCGTGCGACGACGGTCGACGGCGAGCCGGTCGAGAACGCGACGGTCTACACCGACGGAGAGGCCCTCGCCAGGACCGACGCCGACGGCCGGACGACCGTCGACGTCCCGCTGGCGGCGGCGACGTTCGACCTCCGTGTCCAGCGCGGCGACGCGGCCGGTGAGACGCGGGCCGGCCACGTCTGGGTCTACTGGGTCGGCCTCCTCGGCGTGCTGGCGGTCGTCGGCCTCGCGGCCCGGCGGCGGGGGTACCTGGAGCGGCTGCCGCGGAACCCGACGGGACTGCTCGCGCTCCTGGTCGGCGCCCTCGGACGGCTCGTCGACGGCGTGCTCGCGGACGTCGAACGGACGCTCGCGGTCCGCGACGCCGGGATTGGAGGGACGACTCGCGACGCCGACGACCCGACCGACCCGGCGTTCCTCGTCGAACCGGCCCCGGACAACGACGTCTACCGGGCGTGGGTCGCGCTGGCGGCGGGCCTCGACGGGACACAGCGGACGCCCGCGGCGGTCGCGGACCGGGCCGTCGAGGCGGGCCTCCCCGAGGAGGCCGTCGCCGAGCTCACCGACCTGTTCCGCGAGGTGCGGTACGGCGACGCCGACCCGACCGAGGAGCGCGAGCGCCGGGCCGAGGCGGCGCTGTCGCGCATCCGGGAGGCGACGCGATGA
- a CDS encoding alpha/beta hydrolase, producing the protein MADEVDPQLQPILDMIEQTPNLEDVGVDAARRQFDAVADFTPDFDVHDQYDITIPGAAGDLDARVYQAQAGDQPVLAYFHGGGFVVGNIETHDNICQRLAQESGWTVVSVDYRLAPEAPFPASLEDAYAAVEWLTENPEEVGGDGTLAVGGDSAGANLSAGVSLMARDVERDVTTDETGPEIAHQVLFYPVAGSPFEEYESREENAEGYFLERDTMEWFQDQYVQSPVHLRNEYLAPLLADDLSGLPPAMVVTAGFDPLRDEGDALAEALAADGVDVRHERYDAMIHGFTSFLGLVDEADDSVRVAAEELERAG; encoded by the coding sequence ATGGCAGACGAGGTCGATCCACAGCTGCAGCCCATCCTCGACATGATCGAGCAGACGCCGAACCTCGAGGACGTCGGCGTCGACGCCGCCCGCCGGCAGTTCGACGCGGTCGCGGACTTCACCCCCGACTTCGACGTCCACGACCAGTACGACATCACCATCCCCGGCGCGGCGGGGGACCTGGACGCCCGGGTCTACCAGGCCCAGGCGGGCGACCAGCCGGTGCTGGCGTACTTCCACGGCGGCGGGTTCGTCGTCGGGAACATCGAGACGCACGACAACATCTGCCAGCGGCTCGCCCAGGAGAGCGGGTGGACGGTCGTCTCGGTGGACTACCGGCTGGCGCCGGAGGCCCCGTTCCCGGCGTCGCTGGAGGACGCCTACGCGGCCGTGGAGTGGCTGACCGAGAACCCCGAGGAGGTCGGCGGCGACGGCACGTTGGCGGTCGGCGGCGACAGCGCGGGCGCGAACCTCTCGGCGGGCGTCTCGCTGATGGCCCGCGACGTCGAGCGGGACGTCACGACCGACGAGACCGGCCCGGAGATCGCCCACCAGGTGCTGTTCTACCCCGTCGCGGGGTCGCCGTTCGAGGAGTACGAGAGCCGCGAGGAGAACGCCGAGGGGTACTTCCTCGAGCGCGACACGATGGAGTGGTTCCAGGACCAGTACGTCCAGTCGCCGGTCCACCTCCGCAACGAGTACCTCGCGCCGCTTCTGGCCGACGACCTCTCGGGGCTGCCGCCGGCGATGGTCGTCACGGCCGGCTTCGACCCGCTGCGCGACGAGGGCGACGCGCTCGCCGAGGCGCTGGCCGCCGACGGCGTCGACGTCCGCCACGAGCGCTACGACGCGATGATCCACGGCTTCACGAGCTTCCTCGGGCTGGTCGACGAGGCCGACGACTCCGTCCGCGTGGCCGCCGAGGAACTGGAACGGGCGGGCTGA
- a CDS encoding archaemetzincin family Zn-dependent metalloprotease encodes MHVDIVPVGDLPAAVKREASSGLRSVYDCEVTIHDSQPVPDGAHDPAREQYRAEEFIELASRIGSGEKNIAITDHDLYYRRRNYVFGLAYLSGNGSVISTYRLQTSSDGGISNKPASEIFSDRVRKEVVHEIGHTLGLEHCDNSRCVMNFSPTVREVDVKEENLCGSCQRLVL; translated from the coding sequence ATGCACGTCGACATCGTGCCGGTCGGCGACCTCCCGGCGGCCGTCAAGCGGGAGGCCTCAAGCGGGTTGCGGTCGGTCTACGACTGCGAGGTCACCATCCACGACAGCCAGCCCGTCCCGGACGGGGCCCACGACCCGGCACGCGAGCAGTACCGCGCAGAGGAGTTCATCGAACTCGCCAGTCGGATCGGCAGCGGCGAGAAGAACATCGCCATCACCGACCACGACCTCTACTACCGCCGGCGGAACTACGTCTTCGGGCTCGCCTACCTCTCCGGCAACGGCTCCGTGATCTCGACGTACCGCCTCCAGACGTCCTCGGACGGCGGCATCTCGAACAAGCCGGCCAGCGAGATCTTCTCCGACCGCGTCCGCAAGGAGGTCGTCCACGAGATCGGCCACACCCTCGGGCTGGAGCACTGCGACAACTCCCGCTGCGTGATGAACTTCTCGCCGACCGTCCGCGAGGTCGACGTCAAGGAGGAGAACCTCTGCGGCAGCTGTCAGCGGCTCGTCCTCTAG
- a CDS encoding UPF0146 family protein produces MHTEWKRSLVDRLSQYEELVEVGVGERPGVAAGLADRGRGVTATDVRARDVPDGVRFVRDDVTDPAADVYRDADAVYALNCPPELQGPLVDAARTAGADCLFTTLGADPAVVDATPETLPGDTLFYAKP; encoded by the coding sequence GTGCACACCGAGTGGAAGCGGTCGCTCGTCGACCGCCTCTCGCAGTACGAGGAACTCGTGGAGGTGGGCGTCGGCGAGCGCCCGGGTGTCGCGGCCGGCCTGGCCGACCGCGGCCGCGGCGTCACCGCCACCGACGTCCGCGCTCGCGACGTCCCCGACGGGGTCCGCTTCGTCCGCGACGATGTGACCGACCCCGCGGCGGACGTCTACCGCGACGCCGACGCCGTCTACGCGCTGAACTGCCCGCCGGAGCTCCAGGGACCGCTCGTCGACGCGGCCAGGACGGCCGGCGCCGACTGCCTGTTCACGACGCTCGGTGCCGACCCGGCCGTCGTCGACGCGACGCCGGAGACCCTCCCCGGAGACACGCTGTTCTACGCCAAACCATGA
- a CDS encoding TIGR01548 family HAD-type hydrolase — translation MNADAVVLDIDGVLVDVADSYRRAIVESIERVYGDTIEKEDVQLFKDAGGFNDDWELTYAAALYVLARREKPQLSIETYTGLISASGGGLEGARTAVADELDPASREQVLADWDKERLRDVFQQLYLGADLYRELEGGEPDLETEGYIHDESVLLAPDTREALEAWPLGVLTGRPRAEAEIALERVGLEVDDEHRFTMDDWAGGKPDPEALVTLAERLEADSVVFVGDTLDDIHTASNAAEADPDREYRGVGVLTGGLTGEEGRRKYREAGAAAILESVNDLPERLD, via the coding sequence ATGAACGCCGACGCAGTGGTCCTCGACATCGACGGCGTGCTGGTCGACGTGGCCGACTCCTACCGCCGGGCCATCGTCGAGTCGATCGAGCGCGTCTACGGGGACACGATCGAGAAGGAGGACGTACAGCTGTTCAAGGACGCCGGCGGCTTCAACGACGACTGGGAGCTGACGTACGCGGCGGCGCTGTACGTCCTGGCGCGCCGCGAGAAGCCGCAGCTGAGCATCGAGACGTACACGGGGCTCATCTCGGCCTCCGGCGGCGGCCTCGAGGGAGCCCGGACCGCCGTCGCCGACGAACTCGACCCGGCCTCACGCGAGCAGGTCCTCGCCGACTGGGACAAAGAGCGGCTCCGCGACGTCTTCCAGCAGCTCTACCTCGGCGCGGACCTCTACCGCGAACTGGAGGGCGGCGAGCCCGACCTCGAGACGGAGGGGTACATCCACGACGAGTCCGTGCTGCTGGCGCCGGACACCCGCGAGGCGCTCGAAGCGTGGCCGCTGGGCGTCCTCACCGGCCGGCCGAGAGCGGAGGCCGAGATCGCCCTGGAGCGCGTCGGCCTCGAGGTCGACGACGAGCACCGGTTCACGATGGACGACTGGGCGGGCGGCAAGCCCGACCCGGAGGCGCTGGTGACGCTGGCCGAGCGTCTCGAGGCCGACAGCGTCGTCTTCGTCGGCGACACGCTCGACGACATCCACACCGCGAGCAACGCCGCCGAGGCCGACCCCGACCGCGAGTACCGCGGCGTCGGCGTCCTGACGGGCGGCCTCACCGGCGAGGAGGGCCGCCGGAAGTACCGCGAGGCCGGCGCGGCGGCGATCCTCGAGAGCGTCAACGACCTGCCGGAGCGCCTGGACTGA